One window from the genome of Actinoplanes teichomyceticus ATCC 31121 encodes:
- a CDS encoding sensor domain-containing diguanylate cyclase yields MAVTPDRQALLLAELVGFMTKDTPSVQHVLDLMAPHLREIAGLTAATVFELDSETGMMTGTAQYGEPGRRDQMVAGKVFRAAAGGPPVVSGQQMAIRLRIGGQTVGVLLFTGDALSELRPDTISTVALHFATTLQGLFAEKARQFVAHTSATIQELFEKGMSAGSVEEAAELLTNSCATAFRTEHAGLHLIDNDGRIRYVYSVGCPDEVKQTLRANLVGRSAIESPVWRSTMESGDPVLVNNAATSKTRPGGLIDTLGMQSFIAMPLMSGFGPAGLVMCGDSSGTREWSGRDRILAQQLAAEGALIMDSARMRQANQMHVEELTRQAFHDSLTGLPNRKRLLDRGEQAVEIAMATGTRMALLLLDLNGFKQVNDTIGHHAGDVLLQLVAKRLDGLVRHPDMVARLGGDEFSVLVTANPDERVAVAVGERICERLREPFEIDGRPVRIGASIGVALFPRHEIEFGALMKDADASMYQAKRSGGGVHLTA; encoded by the coding sequence ATGGCCGTGACGCCGGACCGGCAGGCGCTGCTGCTGGCCGAACTGGTCGGGTTCATGACCAAGGACACCCCGTCGGTGCAGCACGTGCTGGACCTGATGGCGCCGCACCTGCGGGAGATCGCCGGGCTGACCGCGGCCACCGTCTTCGAGCTCGACTCCGAGACCGGCATGATGACCGGAACCGCTCAGTACGGCGAGCCGGGCCGGCGCGACCAGATGGTCGCCGGCAAGGTCTTCCGCGCCGCGGCCGGTGGCCCCCCGGTGGTCAGCGGCCAGCAGATGGCGATCCGGCTGCGGATCGGCGGGCAGACCGTCGGCGTGCTGCTGTTCACCGGCGACGCGCTGAGCGAGCTGCGCCCGGACACCATCTCGACGGTCGCCCTGCACTTCGCCACCACGCTGCAGGGGCTGTTCGCGGAGAAGGCGCGGCAGTTCGTCGCGCACACCAGCGCCACCATCCAGGAGCTGTTCGAGAAGGGCATGTCGGCCGGCAGCGTCGAGGAGGCGGCCGAGCTGCTGACCAACTCGTGCGCCACGGCGTTCCGTACCGAGCACGCCGGGCTGCACCTGATCGACAACGACGGCCGGATCCGGTACGTCTACAGTGTCGGCTGCCCGGACGAGGTCAAGCAGACGCTGCGCGCCAACCTGGTCGGCCGGTCCGCGATCGAGTCGCCGGTCTGGCGCAGCACGATGGAGTCCGGGGACCCGGTGCTGGTCAACAACGCGGCCACCAGCAAGACCCGGCCCGGTGGGCTGATCGACACGCTCGGCATGCAGTCGTTCATCGCGATGCCGTTGATGTCCGGGTTCGGCCCGGCCGGCCTGGTGATGTGCGGCGACTCCTCGGGCACCCGGGAGTGGAGCGGCCGGGACCGCATCCTGGCCCAGCAGCTCGCCGCGGAGGGCGCGCTGATCATGGACAGCGCCCGGATGCGGCAGGCCAACCAGATGCACGTCGAGGAGCTGACCCGGCAGGCCTTCCACGACTCGCTGACCGGCCTGCCCAACCGCAAGCGCCTGTTGGACCGGGGTGAGCAGGCGGTCGAGATCGCCATGGCCACCGGCACCCGGATGGCCCTGCTGCTGCTCGACCTCAACGGCTTCAAGCAGGTCAACGACACCATCGGACACCACGCCGGGGACGTGCTGCTGCAGCTGGTCGCCAAGCGCCTGGACGGCCTGGTCCGCCACCCCGACATGGTGGCCCGGCTGGGTGGCGACGAGTTCTCGGTGCTGGTCACCGCTAACCCGGACGAGCGGGTCGCGGTCGCGGTCGGCGAGCGGATCTGCGAGCGGCTGCGGGAGCCGTTCGAGATCGACGGCCGTCCGGTACGGATCGGTGCGAGCATCGGGGTGGCGCTGTTCCCCCGGCACGAGATCGAGTTCGGCGCCCTGATGAAGGACGCGGACGCCTCGATGTACCAGGCCAAGCGCTCCGGCGGCGGGGTCCACCTGACCGCGTGA
- a CDS encoding HAD family hydrolase — MAIEALIFDFDGLLMDTETTLLDSWRYEWRQHGLELDESGFFAEHGGDVNELRYAELARAVGAGYDRAASHARRMAYRERVHAGLGLATGIGAWLREAERQGLRLAVASSSPAWWVRANLARTGDLTRFELLACGDEVAAPKPDPAVYRLALERLGLAPERAVAFEDSPHGVTAARAAGLRCVAIPNPFTPGSRYAHADAVLPSAATTILSEVLARVAGARIGSGPTNAP, encoded by the coding sequence ATGGCGATCGAGGCGCTGATCTTCGACTTCGACGGTCTGCTGATGGACACCGAGACCACCCTGCTGGACAGCTGGCGGTACGAGTGGCGCCAGCACGGCCTGGAGCTGGACGAGTCCGGTTTCTTCGCCGAGCACGGCGGCGACGTCAACGAGCTGCGCTACGCCGAGCTGGCCCGCGCGGTCGGCGCCGGGTACGACCGCGCGGCCAGCCACGCGCGGCGGATGGCGTACCGGGAACGGGTGCACGCCGGACTGGGCCTGGCCACCGGGATCGGGGCGTGGCTGCGCGAGGCCGAGCGGCAGGGCCTGCGGCTCGCGGTGGCCAGCAGCTCGCCGGCCTGGTGGGTGCGCGCCAACCTGGCCCGCACCGGCGACCTGACCCGCTTCGAGCTCCTCGCGTGCGGCGACGAGGTGGCCGCGCCCAAGCCGGACCCGGCCGTGTACCGCCTGGCGCTGGAGAGGCTCGGGCTGGCCCCGGAGCGCGCGGTCGCCTTCGAGGACAGCCCGCACGGCGTCACCGCGGCGCGGGCGGCCGGGCTGCGGTGCGTGGCGATCCCGAACCCGTTCACGCCCGGCTCCCGGTACGCCCACGCCGACGCCGTGCTGCCCAGCGCCGCCACCACGATCCTGAGCGAGGTCCTCGCCCGGGTGGCCGGCGCCCGGATCGGCTCCGGTCCGACGAACGCGCCGTGA
- a CDS encoding glycine--tRNA ligase: MLTMQEALTRLTAYWTQQGCLLVQPMNTEVGAGTLNPATFLRVLGPEPWRVVYPEPSVRPDDSRYGENPNRLQTHTQLQVILKPDPGNPQELYLGSLSALGIDVAAHDVRFVEDNWASPALGAWGLGWEVWLDGLEITQFTYFQQAGGLNLDPVSVEITYGIERIIMALQDKQHFKEIEYAPGVSYGEVFGQSEYEMSRYYLDDADIDANRRLLELYAGEAQRMIDAGLPVPAHAYVLKCSQAFNVLDARGAVSTADRAREFARMRRLAGEVAKLWVARRGELEHPLGTTPALAPARPAAATRTGDRPRTLVFEVGTEELPPAELRGAREQLRRLLTEGLAGTRLEHGEIRVFGTPRRLIAVVPAVAAREDDHVRTVRGPKAQAAYAADGTPTRALEGFLRGQGATLGDARVEEFNGVPHVVVDQHEAGGAAPQVLAAVLAKVTGGLRAARNMRWNDPKLAFSRPIRWLTALWGDDVVPVTVSTLAAGRQTRLLRTAVPPVAEIASAETFLETLGVNGIVADHEDRRELIVIGAQDLVYPDGRVDVAGEAALIDQITDLVEQPLPLLGTFDEGYLTLPDAVLTTVMRKHQRYLPVRDEDGALLPMFVTVANGPVDVELVRAGNEAVLRARYEDARFFYRADLDTPLSRMRARLARLTFTDRLGSMAERADRIGALARRLAERLGLGSAALDRAAELVKFDLGAQLVTEMTSLAGVMARDYALHAGESRAVAEAVFEAELPRHTGDALPRTIPGALLSLADRLDLVTGLAATVGLPTGSSDPFAVRRAVLGLLAVHRGTPEFASLSLTEALAWAAAAQPVPVSGAVLAAVGDFLARRLEQTLTEEGHPVDRVRAVLPHFARPSVADNLLSQLAAAVGDADFAAVAAAIQRARRIVPDGTPASYDVGALKEPAELALHEAVTAVRADLGPGGFADLRHFVDATGRLVVPVDTFFDDVLVMAQDPAIRAARLGLLATVRDLGEGLLDWPQLRI, encoded by the coding sequence ATGCTCACCATGCAGGAGGCTCTGACCCGGTTGACGGCGTACTGGACGCAGCAGGGATGCCTGCTCGTCCAGCCGATGAACACCGAGGTCGGAGCGGGAACCTTGAACCCGGCCACCTTCCTGCGGGTGCTCGGTCCGGAGCCGTGGCGGGTGGTCTACCCGGAGCCCTCGGTGCGGCCCGACGACTCCCGGTACGGCGAGAACCCGAACCGCCTGCAGACCCACACCCAGCTCCAGGTGATCCTCAAGCCCGACCCGGGCAATCCGCAGGAGCTCTACCTGGGCAGCCTGAGCGCGCTGGGCATCGACGTGGCGGCGCACGACGTGCGGTTCGTCGAGGACAACTGGGCCTCCCCCGCGCTCGGCGCCTGGGGCCTGGGCTGGGAGGTCTGGCTGGACGGCCTGGAGATCACCCAGTTCACGTACTTCCAGCAGGCCGGCGGCCTGAACCTGGACCCGGTGTCGGTGGAGATCACCTACGGCATCGAGCGGATCATCATGGCGCTGCAGGACAAGCAGCACTTCAAGGAGATCGAGTACGCGCCGGGCGTCAGTTACGGCGAGGTGTTCGGCCAGAGCGAGTACGAGATGTCCCGCTACTACCTCGACGACGCCGACATCGACGCCAACCGCCGGCTGCTGGAACTCTACGCCGGCGAGGCGCAGCGGATGATCGACGCCGGGCTGCCCGTGCCGGCGCACGCCTACGTGCTCAAATGCTCCCAGGCGTTCAACGTGCTGGACGCGCGCGGCGCGGTCTCCACCGCCGACCGGGCACGCGAGTTCGCCCGGATGCGCCGCCTCGCCGGTGAGGTCGCCAAGCTCTGGGTGGCCCGGCGCGGCGAGCTGGAACACCCGCTGGGCACCACACCCGCGCTCGCCCCGGCCCGCCCGGCCGCGGCCACGCGGACCGGCGACCGGCCGCGCACCCTGGTCTTCGAGGTGGGCACCGAGGAACTGCCCCCGGCCGAGCTGCGCGGCGCCCGCGAGCAGCTGCGGCGCCTGCTCACCGAGGGCCTGGCCGGGACCCGGCTGGAGCACGGCGAGATCCGCGTCTTCGGCACCCCGCGGCGGCTGATCGCGGTGGTCCCGGCGGTGGCCGCCCGCGAGGACGACCACGTGCGGACGGTCCGGGGACCGAAGGCGCAGGCGGCGTACGCGGCGGACGGCACGCCGACGAGGGCGCTGGAGGGCTTCCTGCGCGGGCAGGGCGCCACCCTCGGCGATGCGCGGGTCGAGGAGTTCAACGGCGTACCCCATGTCGTGGTGGACCAGCACGAAGCCGGCGGCGCGGCGCCGCAGGTCCTCGCCGCGGTCCTGGCGAAGGTGACCGGCGGGCTGCGGGCCGCCCGGAACATGCGGTGGAACGACCCGAAGCTGGCCTTCAGCCGCCCGATCCGCTGGCTGACCGCGCTCTGGGGCGACGACGTGGTGCCGGTGACCGTCTCGACCCTGGCCGCCGGCCGGCAGACCCGGCTGCTGCGCACCGCCGTCCCGCCGGTCGCCGAGATCGCCTCGGCGGAGACCTTCCTGGAGACGCTCGGGGTCAACGGCATCGTCGCCGACCACGAGGACCGCCGCGAGCTGATCGTGATCGGCGCGCAGGACCTGGTCTACCCGGACGGGCGGGTCGACGTGGCCGGCGAGGCCGCGCTGATCGACCAGATCACCGACCTGGTGGAGCAGCCGCTGCCGCTGCTCGGCACGTTCGACGAGGGCTACCTGACGCTGCCCGACGCGGTGCTCACCACGGTGATGCGCAAGCACCAGCGCTACCTGCCGGTCCGCGACGAGGACGGCGCGCTGCTGCCGATGTTCGTCACGGTGGCGAACGGGCCGGTCGACGTCGAGCTGGTCCGCGCCGGCAACGAGGCGGTGCTGCGGGCACGGTACGAGGACGCCCGTTTCTTCTACCGCGCCGACCTGGACACCCCGCTGTCGCGGATGCGGGCCCGGCTGGCCCGGCTGACCTTCACCGACCGGCTCGGCTCGATGGCCGAGCGGGCCGACCGGATCGGCGCGCTCGCCCGGCGCCTGGCCGAGCGGCTCGGACTCGGCTCGGCCGCGCTGGACCGGGCCGCCGAGCTGGTCAAGTTCGATCTCGGCGCGCAGCTGGTCACCGAGATGACCAGCCTGGCCGGGGTGATGGCGCGCGACTACGCGCTGCACGCCGGGGAGTCGCGGGCGGTCGCCGAGGCGGTCTTCGAGGCGGAGCTGCCGCGCCACACCGGGGACGCGCTGCCGCGGACCATCCCGGGCGCCCTGCTGTCCCTGGCCGACCGGCTCGACCTGGTCACCGGCCTGGCCGCGACGGTCGGGCTGCCGACCGGGTCGAGCGACCCGTTCGCGGTACGCCGGGCCGTGCTCGGCCTGCTGGCCGTGCACCGCGGCACGCCGGAGTTCGCCTCGCTGAGCCTCACCGAGGCACTGGCCTGGGCGGCGGCCGCCCAGCCGGTTCCGGTCTCCGGTGCGGTGCTGGCCGCGGTCGGCGACTTCCTGGCCCGGCGGCTGGAGCAGACGCTGACCGAGGAGGGACACCCGGTGGACCGGGTGCGGGCGGTGCTGCCGCACTTCGCCCGGCCGTCGGTGGCCGACAACCTGCTGTCGCAGCTGGCCGCCGCCGTCGGCGACGCGGACTTCGCCGCGGTCGCCGCGGCCATCCAGCGGGCGCGGCGGATCGTTCCGGACGGGACACCCGCGTCGTACGACGTGGGCGCGCTGAAGGAGCCGGCCGAGCTGGCCCTGCACGAGGCGGTCACCGCGGTCCGCGCCGACCTGGGCCCGGGCGGCTTCGCCGACCTGCGGCACTTCGTGGACGCGACCGGGCGGCTGGTCGTGCCGGTCGACACGTTCTTCGACGACGTGCTGGTGATGGCGCAGGACCCGGCGATCCGGGCGGCCCGGCTCGGGTTGCTCGCCACCGTCCGGGACCTCGGCGAGGGCCTGCTGGACTGGCCGCAGCTGCGGATCTGA
- a CDS encoding glycerophosphodiester phosphodiesterase → MADRRQVLRFGAVAAAAPALGGAVAAPAFAGSGKHRSTLVVGHRGASGYRPEHTLASYELAARMGADYMEPDLVSTKDGVLVCRHEPEIGGTTDVASRPEFAGRKRTVVLDGVSVTGWWTQDFTLAELKTLRATERIPAVRQHNTLFDGLFQVPTFQEVLDLRKRLSKELDREIGVFPETKHPTFFRNLGLELETPLVRTLRRNGLDRRGAKVFVQSFEAANLRTLADRHRVEVPLVFLTSAAGTPFDDPRSYADYLTPAGLKELSEFVDGLGPDKGQIIPRNADGTLAAPTGLVRNAHHAGLKVIPYTFRAENSFLPAELRAGADPAAFGKAIDEQITFLRTGIDGLFTDQPDIGVLARDLA, encoded by the coding sequence GTGGCAGATCGCCGTCAGGTGCTGCGCTTCGGCGCGGTGGCCGCCGCCGCGCCGGCGCTGGGTGGGGCCGTCGCGGCCCCGGCGTTCGCCGGTTCCGGCAAGCACAGGTCCACGCTGGTGGTGGGCCACCGGGGCGCCTCCGGGTACCGCCCCGAGCACACCCTGGCGTCGTACGAGCTCGCCGCCCGGATGGGCGCCGACTACATGGAGCCGGACCTGGTCAGCACGAAGGACGGGGTCCTCGTCTGCCGGCACGAGCCGGAGATCGGCGGCACCACCGACGTCGCGTCGCGGCCGGAGTTCGCCGGGCGCAAGCGCACCGTGGTGCTGGACGGCGTGAGCGTGACCGGCTGGTGGACCCAGGACTTCACCCTGGCCGAGCTGAAGACGCTGCGTGCCACCGAGCGGATCCCGGCGGTCCGCCAGCACAACACCCTGTTCGACGGGCTGTTCCAGGTGCCGACCTTCCAGGAGGTCCTGGACCTGCGCAAGCGGCTGTCGAAGGAGCTGGACCGGGAGATCGGCGTCTTCCCGGAGACCAAGCACCCGACGTTTTTCCGCAATCTGGGGCTGGAGCTGGAGACCCCGCTGGTCCGGACCCTGCGCCGCAACGGCCTGGACCGGCGCGGCGCGAAGGTGTTCGTCCAGTCGTTCGAGGCGGCCAACCTGCGCACGCTCGCCGACCGTCACCGGGTCGAGGTGCCGCTGGTGTTCCTGACCAGCGCGGCCGGCACCCCGTTCGACGACCCGCGCAGCTACGCCGACTACCTGACGCCGGCCGGGCTCAAGGAGCTGTCCGAGTTCGTCGACGGGCTCGGCCCGGACAAGGGGCAGATCATCCCGCGGAACGCGGACGGCACCCTGGCCGCGCCGACCGGACTGGTCCGCAACGCGCACCACGCCGGGCTCAAGGTGATCCCGTACACCTTCCGGGCGGAGAACAGCTTCCTGCCGGCCGAGCTGCGGGCCGGCGCCGACCCGGCCGCGTTCGGCAAGGCGATCGACGAGCAGATCACCTTCCTGCGCACCGGGATCGACGGCCTGTTCACCGACCAGCCGGACATCGGTGTGCTGGCCCGCGACCTGGCCTGA
- a CDS encoding inorganic phosphate transporter: protein MTDTSVILALVVVTALAFDFTNGFHDTANAMATSIATKALRPKTAVALSGVLNLIGAFLSVEVALTVTNAVVKIQDKTGAPKTELLADGGSGLLLIILAGLVGGIVWNLLTWLVGLPSSSSHALFGGLVGATVAGLGWAGVNWNGDGSKLDGVVGKVLLPAVLSPVIAAVVAAAGTWLIFKVTNGIAARFTDQGFKWGQIGSASLVSLAHGTNDAQKTMGVITLALIASGDWSDTKNIPLWVKVACAVAIALGTYLGGWRIIRTLGKGLTDINPPQGTAAQSGAAAVILASSQLGFALSTTHVATGSVLGSGLGRPGARVRWSVAGRMVAAWLITLPAAGLIGAAMWWVGHTIGGLAGAVVVFLLLVAASVAMWLRSRSEQVDHENVNDDWEPAPTPAPVDPAVQEAVRVVAAN, encoded by the coding sequence GTGACTGACACATCCGTGATCCTCGCGCTGGTGGTCGTGACGGCACTCGCCTTCGACTTCACCAACGGGTTCCACGACACGGCGAACGCGATGGCCACCTCCATCGCCACCAAGGCGCTGCGGCCCAAAACCGCCGTGGCCCTGTCCGGTGTGCTGAACCTGATCGGCGCCTTCCTCTCCGTCGAGGTCGCCCTCACCGTCACCAACGCGGTGGTGAAGATCCAGGACAAGACCGGGGCGCCCAAGACCGAGCTCCTCGCTGACGGCGGATCCGGTCTGCTTCTGATCATCCTGGCCGGTCTGGTCGGCGGCATCGTCTGGAACCTGCTCACCTGGCTGGTCGGGCTGCCCTCGAGCTCCTCGCACGCGCTCTTCGGCGGCCTCGTCGGGGCCACCGTGGCCGGGCTCGGCTGGGCCGGTGTGAACTGGAACGGCGACGGCTCGAAGCTCGACGGGGTCGTCGGCAAGGTGTTGCTGCCCGCCGTGCTCTCCCCGGTGATCGCGGCCGTGGTCGCCGCCGCCGGCACCTGGCTGATCTTCAAGGTCACCAACGGGATCGCGGCCCGGTTCACCGACCAGGGCTTCAAATGGGGCCAGATCGGCTCGGCCTCGCTCGTCTCGCTGGCGCACGGCACCAACGACGCGCAGAAGACCATGGGTGTCATCACGCTCGCCCTGATCGCCAGCGGCGACTGGAGCGACACCAAGAACATCCCGCTCTGGGTGAAGGTGGCCTGCGCCGTGGCCATCGCCCTCGGCACCTACCTGGGCGGCTGGCGGATCATCCGCACCCTCGGCAAGGGCCTCACCGACATCAACCCGCCGCAGGGCACCGCCGCGCAGTCCGGCGCCGCCGCCGTCATCCTGGCCTCCAGCCAGCTCGGCTTCGCGCTCTCCACCACGCACGTCGCCACCGGCTCGGTGCTCGGCTCCGGCCTCGGCCGGCCGGGCGCCCGGGTCCGCTGGTCGGTCGCCGGGCGGATGGTCGCGGCCTGGTTGATCACCCTGCCCGCGGCCGGCCTGATCGGCGCCGCGATGTGGTGGGTCGGGCACACCATCGGTGGCCTGGCCGGCGCGGTCGTGGTGTTCCTGCTGCTGGTCGCCGCGTCGGTGGCGATGTGGCTGCGCTCGCGCAGCGAGCAGGTCGACCACGAGAACGTCAACGACGACTGGGAGCCCGCGCCCACCCCGGCGCCGGTCGACCCGGCCGTCCAGGAAGCCGTCCGCGTGGTCGCGGCGAACTGA
- a CDS encoding SCO6745 family protein, translating into MGTVTESPSRLAWRVTEPLHALVYLVPEAARTYASAGLDPMAGYLAARSAAFGPVGPGPVAATFYNFNPAVVARALPAVWETVSPERMIAARLEIADAALTRGLGAEVLAGPEVAEAAELARAAAQHAAGSPHGRPLFAAHAELPWPRPAHLVLFHAQMLLREFRGDGHIAALLAAGLSGLESIVLHAASGQIDRRFLQATRGWARDDWAATAGRLRERGLMTGDELSDEGRALRAELEATTDRLAEPAYRELGEAGCVRLAALTRPLSRIVVKAGLLNPAGLIPTGRERAQAG; encoded by the coding sequence GTGGGAACCGTGACCGAGAGCCCGTCCCGGCTGGCCTGGCGGGTGACCGAGCCGCTGCACGCCCTGGTCTACCTGGTGCCCGAGGCGGCCCGGACGTACGCGTCGGCGGGTCTGGACCCGATGGCCGGCTACCTCGCCGCCCGGTCCGCCGCGTTCGGACCGGTCGGCCCGGGCCCGGTCGCCGCCACGTTCTACAACTTCAACCCGGCCGTGGTTGCCCGGGCGCTGCCGGCCGTGTGGGAGACGGTGAGCCCGGAACGGATGATCGCCGCCCGGCTGGAGATCGCCGACGCGGCCCTGACCCGCGGGCTGGGCGCCGAGGTGCTGGCCGGGCCCGAGGTGGCCGAGGCGGCCGAGCTGGCCCGGGCCGCCGCACAGCACGCGGCCGGCTCGCCGCACGGCCGGCCGCTGTTCGCCGCACACGCCGAGCTGCCCTGGCCCCGCCCGGCGCACCTGGTGCTCTTCCACGCCCAGATGCTGCTGCGCGAGTTCCGCGGCGACGGGCACATCGCGGCGCTGCTCGCCGCCGGCCTCAGCGGGCTGGAGTCGATCGTCCTGCACGCGGCCAGCGGCCAGATCGACCGCCGGTTCCTGCAGGCCACCCGGGGCTGGGCACGGGACGACTGGGCGGCCACCGCCGGCCGGTTGCGCGAGCGCGGGCTGATGACCGGCGACGAGCTGTCCGACGAGGGTCGGGCGCTGCGGGCCGAGCTGGAGGCGACCACCGACCGGTTGGCCGAGCCGGCATACCGCGAGCTGGGGGAGGCCGGCTGCGTGCGGCTCGCCGCGCTCACCCGTCCGCTGAGCCGCATCGTCGTCAAGGCCGGCCTGCTGAACCCGGCCGGGCTGATCCCCACCGGCCGCGAGCGTGCACAGGCGGGCTGA
- a CDS encoding GGDEF domain-containing protein gives MERGADGGVRMRWQDRVLTPLAVLSAAVLGCYLLGLGTVRQQMLLCWTLAPILDLSMSWLSRQVWRSPDGDPASRRFWRAMGAAGLIFAVGDLTQLGYVLATPDLDRFVFHPAQSLLGVAGVLLVGGVTVCHPGRAWSRGARIRMALDAAIVHTAAGVLGWSLLTRPGLDQAGATGYFSALFGCGVVLCGGLLAVKIGLSGSSPIVMPAAVPIIASTSVQALGNALLPTDSVAGVTLPALLVLGPCLLMVATPRIQLLQTRAGRGGRVRRGAGAGRRYSSLPYLGTVVCAGTLVVVLAVEGLGLSAWGALTGLLINVALVVARQMLALAENNTLLGRLDESLAEIRRRERRQEALLRHASDITAIVGTDGVLRYLNPAVERIVGGPPGEYLNRRLLDLISPADAPCVVAATAPVFATPGAKAAFEMRVRHADGGWRWLAAVAVNLVDEPGIGGVVINARDMTEERELRELLRYQAGHDELTGLANRRQFTDRVGASGTAEVAVLLVDLNGFKQINDTYGHATGDTVLRHVARQLSACSGPGDLVARLGGDEFAVLVPAGVAEADRIADRLRAALAAPAAIDGRQLTVGASIGVAAGPADRPDSLLHRADLRMYADKQRCRELSS, from the coding sequence ATGGAACGCGGAGCGGATGGCGGGGTGCGGATGCGCTGGCAGGACCGGGTGCTGACCCCGCTGGCCGTACTGAGCGCGGCCGTGCTCGGCTGCTACCTGCTCGGCCTGGGCACCGTACGCCAGCAGATGCTGCTCTGCTGGACGCTCGCGCCGATCCTCGACCTGTCGATGTCCTGGCTGTCCCGGCAGGTGTGGCGCAGCCCGGACGGCGATCCGGCGAGCCGGCGGTTCTGGCGGGCGATGGGCGCCGCCGGGCTGATCTTCGCGGTCGGCGACCTCACCCAGCTGGGGTACGTCCTGGCCACCCCGGATCTGGACCGGTTCGTCTTCCATCCGGCGCAGAGCCTGCTCGGCGTGGCCGGTGTGCTGCTGGTCGGCGGCGTCACCGTGTGCCACCCCGGCCGGGCGTGGTCGCGCGGCGCCCGGATCCGGATGGCCCTGGACGCGGCGATCGTGCACACCGCCGCCGGCGTCCTGGGCTGGTCGCTGCTCACCCGGCCCGGTCTGGACCAGGCCGGGGCGACCGGTTACTTCTCCGCGCTGTTCGGCTGCGGCGTGGTGCTCTGCGGCGGTCTGCTGGCCGTCAAGATCGGCTTGAGCGGGTCCAGCCCGATCGTCATGCCGGCCGCCGTCCCGATCATCGCCTCGACGTCCGTGCAGGCGCTCGGCAACGCGCTGCTGCCCACCGACAGCGTCGCCGGGGTGACCCTGCCCGCGCTGCTGGTGCTCGGCCCGTGCCTGCTGATGGTCGCCACGCCACGGATCCAGTTGCTCCAGACACGCGCCGGGCGGGGCGGGCGGGTCCGCCGCGGCGCCGGGGCGGGCCGCCGGTACAGCTCGCTGCCGTACCTGGGCACCGTGGTCTGCGCGGGCACCCTGGTGGTCGTCCTGGCCGTCGAGGGACTCGGGCTCTCCGCCTGGGGCGCGCTGACCGGCCTGCTGATCAACGTGGCGCTCGTGGTGGCCCGGCAGATGCTCGCCCTGGCCGAGAACAACACCCTGCTGGGCCGCCTGGACGAGAGCCTGGCCGAGATCCGCCGCCGCGAGCGCCGGCAGGAGGCGCTGCTGCGGCACGCCTCGGACATCACCGCGATCGTCGGTACCGACGGGGTCCTGCGGTACCTCAACCCGGCCGTCGAGCGCATCGTCGGCGGCCCGCCCGGCGAATACCTGAACCGGCGCCTGCTGGACCTGATCAGCCCGGCGGACGCGCCGTGCGTGGTGGCCGCGACCGCCCCGGTGTTCGCCACCCCGGGCGCCAAGGCGGCCTTCGAGATGCGGGTGCGGCACGCGGACGGCGGCTGGCGCTGGCTCGCCGCGGTCGCGGTGAACCTGGTCGACGAGCCCGGGATCGGCGGTGTCGTGATCAACGCGCGGGACATGACCGAGGAGCGGGAACTGCGGGAGCTGCTGCGCTACCAGGCCGGGCACGACGAGCTGACCGGGCTGGCGAACCGGCGGCAGTTCACCGACCGCGTGGGCGCGTCCGGGACCGCCGAGGTCGCCGTGCTGCTGGTGGACCTCAACGGCTTCAAACAGATCAACGACACGTACGGGCACGCCACCGGCGACACGGTGCTGCGGCACGTGGCCCGGCAGCTGTCGGCGTGCAGCGGGCCCGGCGATCTGGTGGCCCGGCTGGGCGGGGACGAGTTCGCCGTACTCGTGCCGGCCGGCGTCGCGGAGGCGGACCGGATCGCGGACCGCCTGCGCGCCGCGCTGGCCGCGCCCGCCGCGATCGACGGCCGGCAGCTGACCGTCGGCGCCAGCATCGGCGTCGCGGCCGGCCCGGCGGACCGGCCGGACAGCCTGTTGCACCGCGCCGACCTGCGGATGTACGCCGACAAGCAGCGCTGCCGGGAGCTGTCGTCGTGA